In the Atribacterota bacterium genome, CTGTGATTTGATAGACCAATATAGTATTAAAAAAATAACAGGTGATATTGTCCTGGATGATAGTGCTTTTTCTCCCGGAGAATTTTTAGGCAGGGGATGGATGTGGGATGATGAAAATCCTTTGATTGGCTCCTTCATTATAAAGGGGGAAAATGCAGTAGAGCCCAGAATTTCTTATTATAAACAGATGAGTAACGGCTGGGGAGAAATATTTTGTCAGGAACTATACAGGCAAGGAGTAAAAATTGACGGGGAATTAAGGATTGGCAAAGTAGATGAAAACCTTTCGGTCAAGGCAATGTTTTATTCTGAGCCATTAGATGAGATATTGACTCATATGATGATAATGAGTGATAATCAAAGTGCTGAAGCAGTGTTTCGATCCCTGGCGCTGGCGGATGACCTTGTTGATATCTCAACAATAAATAATTCAATCACTGCTATGTCAGACACAATTTTTGACAAACTATTACTTCAATGGGGAGAAGATTATGTTATTGTAGATGGTTGTGGGCTTTCAGAATATAATTTAGTAACTCCTACACAGGTTGTAAGTGCAATTTCCTACTTGTTTGACCAATATGGTACTGAAATATTGCAATACTTTGCGAATATAAATGAAAGAGGCACTATTAGGGAAAGATTCCCCTTTCAAGTCTGGGCAAAGACGGGAAGTTTGCCGTCATCCTCCGGATTAGCAGGTTTTATGCAAACCAAGAACAATAGAGATATTATTTTCTGTTTAATTGCAAACAACTTTTCCGGCGAACAGAACAATCCGAAAGAATTTGAAAACAATATAATAGAATACATTTACGAGAATTATTAAGAATGAAAAGCTATAACTTTATTCATTTTGTGTTATAAAATTAAAAATATCAAAATTCAAACAATCTTTTCCTGTTTTAAATTTTATTATTTTCTGTTAATATGATGAAAATTAAGTAGATTTCTGAAACTTAACAGTATCAACAAATGTTACCTCTTGTCTTTTAAAAACATTTTAAATAATTAGGAAAGGATTAAATTATGCCAAAAAATGAAAAAAAATTAAATAGAAGCAATGAACAGGCAACTATACGTTATATGGTCTATTTTTTAATTTTTCTTCTTTACCTGATTCCTATCATAATTGTAATCATGCATGGCTTTAGCGATTATTTTCAATTATTTCGGAGAGTAACCGCATTGACAGGGATATCATCACTCTTTATTGCTATTATTCTTAGTTCACTGGTCAGACAAAGTAAAAAATTATTTGGAACAGTCTATATCAAAATTCATCATTTTTTCTCAATCAGCGGTTTGATATTAATTACTCTTCATCCGATTATTATGGCCATAGACTTTGGTACTACCAGCATATTTGCCCTCAGTTTCAGTTCCTGGGATGCTTTTTTAACAAATGGTGGTCGGCCTGCATTATACCTGGCCTATATTGCCACCATTGCGGCAGTATTAAGAAAAAGTATAACAAAATACTGGAGATATTTTCACAGTATTATTTATTTTGCTTTTATCTTTGGGGCGATACATGGGTTACGAATGGGGAGCAATTTAAGCAGCCCAATACTGTACGGACTCTTCATAATTATGATTGCAGCAGTTATTGCTAACTTTTTCTATAAGAGATATTTGAATACTTGATATCCTTAACATAATTACTCTAATAAAATATTTCTGAATTACCCAAATATTCTGAATATGAATAAAGGGAATAATCTTTAGAAATCCAGATATAATTTAAGAAAAGAGCAATATAGATGTTAACATTTAATTCAATTTATTTATTATTATTGATACCTGTCTTTGTTGGATGGTTTGCCCAATGGAGAGTACAGCAGAGTTTTTATAAATATCTTAATGTAACTAATAAAAAAGGTATAACAGGTACGGAAATTACTCAAACTCTTTTATCACATCATGAAATAAACATTCCAGTTTTAGAAAGTAAAAGAGTGATGGTGAATTATTACAATCCACAGGACAAGACTTTGCACATTTCCGGAAAA is a window encoding:
- a CDS encoding D-alanyl-D-alanine carboxypeptidase gives rise to the protein MSVRKIFILIIIIITGLFLLTGLGFSQEKIQQKIDEFNGFSGIMVKDLLTDEVLFSHNPDNLFTPASLVKIFTLLAGLENLGQEYQFPTVFYFSSSKPGYINSDIYIKGFGDPTRSPEDIRAIACDLIDQYSIKKITGDIVLDDSAFSPGEFLGRGWMWDDENPLIGSFIIKGENAVEPRISYYKQMSNGWGEIFCQELYRQGVKIDGELRIGKVDENLSVKAMFYSEPLDEILTHMMIMSDNQSAEAVFRSLALADDLVDISTINNSITAMSDTIFDKLLLQWGEDYVIVDGCGLSEYNLVTPTQVVSAISYLFDQYGTEILQYFANINERGTIRERFPFQVWAKTGSLPSSSGLAGFMQTKNNRDIIFCLIANNFSGEQNNPKEFENNIIEYIYENY